In Numidum massiliense, a single genomic region encodes these proteins:
- the proC gene encoding pyrroline-5-carboxylate reductase, with product MLSESICFIGAGAMAEAIIGGLLEKKLTRPDSIFVLNKADDMRLKTLKQRYGIVCPEPERKADALRGAQIVVLAVKPKDVAEAMTAWGSSLRSGQHVLLSVVAGVSTHHLEGFVRAEIPIVRAMPNTSCTVGRSATGLAAGRWARPAHVKLAEQLFQSVGTVVTLDEEQLDAVTGLSGSGPAYVYYLVEAMEQAGIDAGLRPETARQLTVQTLIGAAEMLARTNEEPALLREKITSPGGTTFAGLEVLRAHDFSHAVHAAVLSARDRAKQLGEQLAPVGGILHK from the coding sequence GTGTTAAGTGAATCGATTTGCTTTATCGGTGCGGGGGCGATGGCGGAAGCGATCATCGGCGGACTGTTAGAAAAAAAGTTGACGCGGCCAGATAGCATTTTTGTCCTCAACAAGGCGGATGATATGCGGCTTAAAACATTAAAGCAGCGCTATGGCATCGTCTGTCCCGAGCCCGAGCGTAAAGCAGATGCGCTCCGCGGCGCGCAAATCGTCGTGCTCGCAGTGAAACCAAAAGACGTCGCGGAAGCGATGACGGCGTGGGGGAGCAGCTTGCGCTCTGGACAACACGTGTTGCTCTCCGTCGTCGCCGGTGTATCCACCCACCATTTAGAAGGATTTGTCCGAGCAGAAATTCCAATCGTTCGCGCGATGCCGAACACGTCGTGCACGGTCGGCCGTTCCGCGACCGGGCTCGCGGCAGGCCGGTGGGCTAGGCCCGCACATGTCAAACTCGCTGAGCAGCTGTTTCAGTCGGTCGGCACTGTCGTCACGTTAGACGAGGAGCAATTGGACGCTGTCACCGGATTGTCCGGGAGTGGTCCGGCTTACGTGTACTATCTCGTCGAGGCGATGGAACAAGCTGGCATCGACGCCGGACTGCGGCCGGAAACGGCGCGCCAGCTAACCGTACAAACGTTGATCGGCGCTGCCGAAATGTTGGCGCGGACAAACGAGGAGCCAGCGCTATTGCGCGAAAAAATTACGTCGCCGGGCGGCACGACTTTTGCCGGGTTGGAAGTGTTGCGGGCACACGATTTTTCCCACGCCGTACATGCGGCAGTCCTGTCGGCACGCGACCGGGCAAAACAACTAGGGGAACAACTCGCCCCTGTGGGTGGCATCCTGCACAAGTAG